TTCATGATGACCTCAAGGTTATTCCGATCCTGGAGGACAGTGATGTCTTTGGCCGGGTTGCCGTTGACCACCAGCAGGTCGGCCAGCTTGCCGGCCTCAATCGAACCCAACTCGTCCTTCATGCCCATCAGCTCGGCGCCGTTGACCGTGGCCCAGCGGATGACGTCGAGCGGACTGATGCCCGCGCCCTCGACGTAGGCTTCGAGTTCCTTGGCATAGTCGCCGTGGGGCATGATCGAGATGCCGAAATCATCCCCGATCAGCAGCTTGACGCCGGCCTTGTTGGCCTTGGGCAGCATCTTGGCAAAGTTGTCAACGCCCCGGCTCATGCCCTCGATCTCGTCCCACATGACCTTGCCGCTGCGTTTGTTCTCCTCGACCACCATCCACGGGAAATACATGCTGGGCGTCAGGAAGGTCCCGTTCTTGGCCATCAGCTCGATGCACTCCTCGTCCATACGGTCGCCGTGGTCGATGAGATCGACCTTGGCCTTGATGGCGGCCTTGATGCCTTTTTTGGAACAGATATGGCCGCGGATCTTCCGATCCCGCTCGTGGGCTGCGTTAGACGCCGCCTCGATCTCGTCCTGACTCATGGTCATGGTCTCGATCGGCCACGGCAGGCCGTGCCCGCCGGTCGGATACAGCTTGATCATCTCCACGCCGTCTTTAATTTCCGCCCGGATGGCTCTGCGGAACTCGTCCGGACCATCACAGATATAGGCCAGACCCTCCATCTTGAGATTCCAGAACGCCGGATGGCTATCGACCGAGTCACCAGTCGTGACCACGTCGCGACCCGCCGGCATGAAGCGCGGACCGGGAATCAGGCCCGAGTTGATGGCCTTCTTGAGCGAGACATCGATATTGTGCAGGGTGCCGGCCCCGACCGCGCCGGTGAAACCGCTGCGCAGCAACAGCTCGGCGTTTTTGGCCGCAATCAGCGCCAAGTGGGTCGGGTGGTACTTCATATCAATGTCGTTCAGATCGCTGATATTGGCGTAGGCGACGTGGTAGTGGCTCTGGACCATGCCCGGCATCAGCGACTTGCCGTTCAGGTCGTAGACCGTGTCCTGAGCGGTCGGCTTGGGCACCCGGCCGTTGGTGCCGACTGCGGTAATGCGCTCGTCCTCGACCACCACGGTGGCGTTGGCTTTGGGCCGGTGCAGCCCGTCAATCAGATGTGCCCCGCGAAAAAAAGTGCGTCCCATACTTCTGCCCTCCTCTGAGTAGTATAGCCTGTGTGCCTGACAGCTTTCTCTCTTATCAGCCTCCGGTCACGGCTTGTCAAGGCAAAGCCGCCCGGTCTTACAGGTCTTGGACCGCGGGCGCGACCTGTGTGGCAAAGCGGTTCATGGCGGCCAGGAC
The Desulfurellaceae bacterium genome window above contains:
- a CDS encoding amidohydrolase family protein, producing MGRTFFRGAHLIDGLHRPKANATVVVEDERITAVGTNGRVPKPTAQDTVYDLNGKSLMPGMVQSHYHVAYANISDLNDIDMKYHPTHLALIAAKNAELLLRSGFTGAVGAGTLHNIDVSLKKAINSGLIPGPRFMPAGRDVVTTGDSVDSHPAFWNLKMEGLAYICDGPDEFRRAIRAEIKDGVEMIKLYPTGGHGLPWPIETMTMSQDEIEAASNAAHERDRKIRGHICSKKGIKAAIKAKVDLIDHGDRMDEECIELMAKNGTFLTPSMYFPWMVVEENKRSGKVMWDEIEGMSRGVDNFAKMLPKANKAGVKLLIGDDFGISIMPHGDYAKELEAYVEGAGISPLDVIRWATVNGAELMGMKDELGSIEAGKLADLLVVNGNPAKDITVLQDRNNLEVIMKGGEMFECQLSPSKVQLKAA